GCGACGTGGGCTTCCTGTTCGTGGGCAACCGGCTGTGCCTGGACTTCGTCAATACCCGTGTCATCGAGCACGGCCGTCCGGTGGACTACCTGCAGAGCGGAGACGACGTATGGCGCTGGCTGAAGGCGGCAGACGCAGCTGCTCCCTCAACCGGGACGAAGTCGCGCCGCCAGCAGCTGCTGCGGGAAGCGCGCGCGTTGCGGGCTGCCGTCGAAGGCCTGGCGGCGCGCCTGGCAGCGGGCCGGCCGGTGCCGCCGTCCTCGGTCGCTGCCATCAACCGGGTATTGCGCGCGCGGCGCGAGCACCTGCAACTGGTGCGTGCGGCAGGCGGGTTCCGCACGGCGCGCCAGAGCGAAGCCGCCGACACCCTCGGCTCGCTCGCTCCCGTCGCTTTATCCGCTGCGCGGTTGCTGACGGAAGATGACCCCTCGCGCGTTCGTCGCTGCGGCAATCCTGCCTGCATCCTCTATTTCTATGACACCACCCGCAGCCGCACCCGGCGCTGGTGCAGCATGCAAGGCTGCGGCAACCGGCTGAAAGTGGCGGCGCACCGGCAGCGTCTGAGAAACTGAGAACTGAGAAGCGGTCCCATTCGCTGCGTCCCTTTCCCGCCCAATCGGCTCACGCTCCCGCTGGCTGCAAGGCGTTGCCCGGAGGGGGTTTTGCTGCTACTTTAGAGTATCTGCTGCGCCGTCCCCGCGGTTGTTCCGAACCCACCGCAGCGTGCGATTCAGCGAACC
The sequence above is drawn from the Terriglobales bacterium genome and encodes:
- a CDS encoding ABATE domain-containing protein — encoded protein: MGFLFVGNRLCLDFVNTRVIEHGRPVDYLQSGDDVWRWLKAADAAAPSTGTKSRRQQLLREARALRAAVEGLAARLAAGRPVPPSSVAAINRVLRARREHLQLVRAAGGFRTARQSEAADTLGSLAPVALSAARLLTEDDPSRVRRCGNPACILYFYDTTRSRTRRWCSMQGCGNRLKVAAHRQRLRN